A genomic stretch from Armatimonadota bacterium includes:
- a CDS encoding radical SAM protein, producing the protein MRNRELEDLIGEAGMRAAGQRYGVAGLLFTYRCSIACQHCLFGCSTDKPDVAMTPEQCADALAMLHETNRAVHVAGGEAMMYWERLAKGLALAHEEGNAPHFIETNCSFATNGQIVRERLEFLASHGVLGLLASADPFHQEWVPPERFILVRRLAREIFGEANFWGPTQSDEEIMHLQSFARDLDRLREYVNRREIVMVGSAFRELPRYREHFDPRDERVPRMGHRGPRKNKSCLDEFRAETIWEFHIDPYGNIQTNCGMILGRVGETTPACVLARGPENANEFTRTVCESGPIGLAELATKEYGFVWPESISQDCELCFLARRHLRQFHPQVFGPAEIYD; encoded by the coding sequence GGCGAGGCGGGAATGAGGGCTGCCGGCCAGAGGTATGGTGTTGCGGGCTTGCTGTTCACATACCGCTGTTCGATCGCGTGCCAGCACTGTTTGTTCGGCTGCTCGACCGACAAGCCGGACGTCGCCATGACGCCCGAGCAATGTGCAGACGCCCTTGCGATGCTCCATGAGACCAACCGAGCGGTACACGTCGCAGGCGGCGAGGCGATGATGTACTGGGAGAGGTTGGCGAAGGGCTTGGCGCTCGCGCACGAGGAGGGCAATGCCCCGCATTTCATCGAGACCAACTGCTCATTTGCCACTAACGGACAGATCGTCAGGGAGCGGTTGGAGTTCCTCGCATCTCATGGAGTCCTGGGGCTGCTGGCATCGGCTGATCCGTTCCACCAGGAGTGGGTTCCGCCCGAGCGATTCATCCTCGTGCGCCGACTTGCACGGGAGATATTCGGCGAGGCGAACTTCTGGGGCCCGACGCAGAGCGATGAAGAGATCATGCACCTGCAGTCGTTCGCCCGCGACCTCGATCGGCTGCGGGAATACGTCAACCGCCGTGAGATCGTGATGGTCGGAAGTGCCTTTCGGGAACTACCCCGATACCGCGAGCACTTCGACCCACGTGACGAGCGAGTACCCCGGATGGGACATCGCGGGCCGAGGAAGAACAAGAGCTGCCTGGACGAGTTCAGGGCCGAAACGATCTGGGAGTTTCACATCGACCCCTACGGTAACATCCAGACCAACTGCGGGATGATCCTCGGACGAGTCGGCGAGACGACACCGGCTTGCGTCTTGGCCCGGGGGCCGGAGAATGCCAACGAGTTCACAAGGACGGTGTGCGAGAGCGGACCTATCGGCCTTGCGGAACTGGCAACAAAGGAATACGGCTTCGTCTGGCCGGAATCGATATCGCAGGACTGCGAGCTGTGCTTCCTCGCACGGAGGCATCTAAGGCAGTTTCATCCCCAGGTATTCGGCCCGGCTGAGATCTATGACTAG